The Atlantibacter hermannii genomic interval ACCACCCGTCATACGCTCCAGGTGCGTCAGGAAGTCTGCGCGATGATGGCGTTAAACATTCTGCGTCGCTGGTTGAACGGTAAAGATATCGTCAGCGACCACGGCTGGATCAACGTGGTGGAATCGTTATTTATTGAATGAAGCATCGCCGGGCATGTCGCCCGGCTTCTTTCAGGCCAGCGCCTGCGCCAACAGGGTGATGGGATGTTCGCAGCGTTTGCTGGTGGACATCTCGATTTGCCATTTGCAGGTTTCGCAGTCGGTAATCACCATATCTACGCCGCTCGCTTCAATCTGTTTGAACAGCGGTTCGCCGATAGCTTGCGAGGTGGGATAGTTCTCGGATTTAAAACCATACGTCCCGGCAATCCCGCAGCAACGCGAGTCCAGCACCAGGACTTCCACACCAGGAATACGCTTCAACAGCTCAAGGGTATAAATCGCCCAGCCCATTTTTTCCATATGACAGGGCGTGTGATAGGCCACGCGTAGCGGCGTATGTTTTAGATTCAGGGTGGCGCCTTCTTCGAGACGCCGCCACAAGAAACGCGTCGCCAGCTCAATGCTATCGCGCAGCGGGGTGGTGTCGACGTCCAGCACGTGCGGATACTCATCGCGCAGCGTAAAGGTGCAGGTGGAGGAGGTGGCGATGACCGGTAGCTGGCGTTCCACAATCGCTTCTTCCAGCGAACGGGCATTGACCCGCGCCTGTTTGCGCGCTTTGTCGACAAAACCATTGGCGATGAGCGGGACGCCACAGCACTTCTCTTTATTCAGCAATGTCACGCCGATGTTCATCGCATTGAATACGGAGACCAGATCTTTGCCAAGCGTTGCGTTGTTGTAGTTGACATAACAGCCATGGAAAAACGCCACTTTATCGGCGAATTTCGCCTGGGCCGCCGCCTGTTTGCGATACCACTGGCGAAACGTGCCGAATGCATACCTGGGCAGGCTACGGCGATGATCGATTTTTAATGCTTTATCCAGTAACTGACGTACTGGCTTCATGCCGGTCGCGGCGTTAATCAACGGGGCAAACGGCGTGGAGAGCGATCCCATCAGGTCGGTATGGCTCAGCAAGGCGTCACGTAACGAGGGATTATGGGGCGCATATTCCGCCCGGGCGCGCTGAATGATGTCGCCAATTTTCACATCCGACGGGCAGGCCACTTCGCAGCGTTTACAGTTGGTGCAATATTTTAACGCCTCATCATACAGCGAAGGATCTTTAAGGCGCAGGCGAGCGCCGTCCGGACCGGCCTGTTTCGGCCCCGGGTAGTGCGGATTGGCGCGGCTGACCGGGCAGGCCGTAGTACAGACGGTGCATTTAATGCAGCTTTCGAAACCGGTCTCATTCAGGCTCATAATCTGCTCCCTGTGCTGAGGATATGATGGGCGGCATGCAGGGCGGTAACGGCGCAGACGCCGCCGCCGCACCCCTGGGTAACGGGATCGAACCCGCCAAGAACGGTGCCGATAGCGTACAGGCCTGCCAGCGTTTGACCGTGGCGCGACGGCTGAAGTTGGTCATTGGTATTTACGCCGATGAGTTGCCACGGTTGGGAGTGGAAGAAATCCGGATGGCTCCAGTCACCCTCAGTGTTGTACGGCTGAAGATCCAAATCGAGAATGGCTTCACGGACCTGCTGACGCCCGGCGATAAGACCGTTACTGAAGAAGCTACCGCTGGCTAATACCACATGGCGCGCTTTTAGCGGAATATCGCCATGATTACGTGTCGATATGTGATGCAGTGCCTGGTCATTGAGCGTCACACCGGTGACCGCATCCCCTTCCATAATGATGCCGCCGGTCTGGCGGAAATAACGCGTCAATGCGTTATGGGTTCGCATGCCGGGCACTGAAGGCGGGAGCGTGGGGATAAAATTCAATGCGCAGGGCAGGGCCTGTTGTAACTGAGCGGGTAGCTCAGGCTGCTCAAGCCCGATCACGGCCGGCAACAGCAGGGTGTCGTAACCTGACGCCAGCGTTGTCAGTTCCTGCAATAGTTGCGGCGTGAAGCGCGGATCGTCCAGCATGCGGGCTATATTCACCGAGCGGAATTCGCTCGGATTCTGGCGTAACGCATCCAGCGCAGGCAGCGCCAGTTCGGCGGTATCCGCTTCAATACCCTGCCGCTTTAATCCTTCAGCGACCATCAGCGGTTCGAAATCCAGAAAGCCCGCGATGCCCACTACCCGGATACGTTTACCGGAAAGCGGCGCGCAGGGCGCATCCTGCTGGCTCAGCCAGGCTTTACGCCATTGTCCTAACGGGGTTAAGCGTGAATGGGCGTAGCGCCAGTGTCCCTGTAAGGTGAGTCCGGCGCGCGCCAGCAGCGCTTCCGTCTGATCGGCATAATCCAGCACCCTTGACGCGCCCACGCGTGCATAGGGGTGTAACGGCGACTGGCTGATTAATTCGCACAAACCGGATTCGATATCTTCAACCGGCGTGCCGTCGGCGAGGTGGCTGAGGAGATCCAACGAGCCGGAAGAGAAGTGCAGCGCGCTCTGTCCACGGCTGACAATGGCGCAGCGCAGGCCAGCTTCGCCCAGCTTAATTCCGCAAATCAGGCCAGC includes:
- the glpB gene encoding anaerobic glycerol-3-phosphate dehydrogenase → MKFDAVIIGGGLAGLICGIKLGEAGLRCAIVSRGQSALHFSSGSLDLLSHLADGTPVEDIESGLCELISQSPLHPYARVGASRVLDYADQTEALLARAGLTLQGHWRYAHSRLTPLGQWRKAWLSQQDAPCAPLSGKRIRVVGIAGFLDFEPLMVAEGLKRQGIEADTAELALPALDALRQNPSEFRSVNIARMLDDPRFTPQLLQELTTLASGYDTLLLPAVIGLEQPELPAQLQQALPCALNFIPTLPPSVPGMRTHNALTRYFRQTGGIIMEGDAVTGVTLNDQALHHISTRNHGDIPLKARHVVLASGSFFSNGLIAGRQQVREAILDLDLQPYNTEGDWSHPDFFHSQPWQLIGVNTNDQLQPSRHGQTLAGLYAIGTVLGGFDPVTQGCGGGVCAVTALHAAHHILSTGSRL
- the glpC gene encoding anaerobic glycerol-3-phosphate dehydrogenase encodes the protein MSLNETGFESCIKCTVCTTACPVSRANPHYPGPKQAGPDGARLRLKDPSLYDEALKYCTNCKRCEVACPSDVKIGDIIQRARAEYAPHNPSLRDALLSHTDLMGSLSTPFAPLINAATGMKPVRQLLDKALKIDHRRSLPRYAFGTFRQWYRKQAAAQAKFADKVAFFHGCYVNYNNATLGKDLVSVFNAMNIGVTLLNKEKCCGVPLIANGFVDKARKQARVNARSLEEAIVERQLPVIATSSTCTFTLRDEYPHVLDVDTTPLRDSIELATRFLWRRLEEGATLNLKHTPLRVAYHTPCHMEKMGWAIYTLELLKRIPGVEVLVLDSRCCGIAGTYGFKSENYPTSQAIGEPLFKQIEASGVDMVITDCETCKWQIEMSTSKRCEHPITLLAQALA